The Camelina sativa cultivar DH55 chromosome 14, Cs, whole genome shotgun sequence genome includes a window with the following:
- the LOC104738850 gene encoding pentatricopeptide repeat-containing protein At1g03540-like isoform X2 → MNRSLTRHFSQRFSQCHGPSISSSAIRILELCKSGQLTDAIRILNSTDASAKPRLYASLLQTCTKVVSFAHGLQFHAHVVKSGMEADRYVGNSLLSLYFKLGPNMRETRRAFDRMFVKDEISWTSMMSGYVGDNEHVKALEVFVEMVSFGLEPNAFTLSSAIKACSELGDVRSGRCFHGVVISLGFEWNHVISSTLAYMYGVNQEPVDARRVFDEMPEPDVICWTAVLSAFSKNDLYEEALGLFYAMHRGKGLVPDGSTFGTVLTACGNLRRLKQGKEIHGKLITCGIGSNVVVESSLLDMYGKCGSVWEARQVFNRMSKKNTVSWSALLGGYCQNGEHEKAIEMFREMEEKDLYCFGTVLKACAGLAAVRLGKEIHGQYVRRGCCDNVIVESALVDLYGKSGCIDSASRVYSKMSFRNMITWNAMLSALAQNGRGLVDEGRNYFALMAKSYGIKPGTEHYSCMIDLLGRAGLFEEAETLLEGAECRNDASLWGVLLGPCAANADASTIAERIAKRMMELEPKYHMSYVLLSNMYKAIGRHGDALRIRKLMVRRGVAKTIGQSWIDAH, encoded by the exons ATGAATCGCAGCCTGACGCGCCATTTCAGTCAACGCTTCTCTCAATGTCACGGCCCTTCGATTTCATCATCTGCCATTCGGATCCTGGAGCTCTGTAAATCGGGTCAGCTCACCGACGCCATTCGGATACTCAACTCAACAGACGCGTCTGCGAAGCCGAGACTCTACGCGTCTCTGCTACAAACATGCACTAAAGTCGTCTCCTTTGCCCACGGCCTTCAGTTTCACGCCCATGTCGTCAAATCGGGTATGGAAGCTGACCGTTACGTTGGGAACAGCTTGCTCTCGCTCTACTTCAAGCTGGGACCTAATATGAGAGAGACTCGGAGAGCTTTCGATAGAATGTTCGTCAAAGACGAGATTTCATGGACCTCGATGATGTCTGGATACGTTGGGGATAATGAACACGTTAAAGCGCTTGAGGTGTTTGTGGAGATGGTGAGTTTTGGTTTAGAGCCGAACGCGTTTACGTTGTCTTCGGCAATTAAGGCTTGCTCTGAGCTCGGTGACGTTAGGTCAGGGAGGTGCTTCCATGGTGTTGTTATTAGTCTTGGGTTCGAGTGGAACCATGTTATCTCGAGCACATTGGCGTATATGTATGGTGTGAATCAAGAACCAGTAGATGCACGCCgagtgttcgacgaaatgcctgaaCCAGATGTTATTTGTTGGACAGCTGTACTCTCTGCGTTTTCTAAGAACGACTTGTATGAGGAAGCTTTGGGACTTTTTTACGCGATGCATAGGGGAAAAGGGTTGGTCCCCGATGGGTCTACTTTTGGAACGGTTTTGACAGCTTGTGGTAATCTGAGGAGGCTGAAGCAAGGGAAAGAGATTCATGGGAAGCTTATAACATGTGGGATAGGTAGCAATGTGGTGGTCGAGAGTAGTCTTCTTGATATGTATGGTAAATGTGGATCCGTATGGGAAGCTAGGCAAGTGTTCAATAGGATGTCTAAGAAAAACACCGTATCTTGGTCTGCCCTACTTGGGGGATACTGTCAGAACGGAGAGCATGAGAAAGCGATTGAGATGTTCAGGGAGATGGAAGAGAAAGATCTCTACTGTTTCGGCACTGTTCTTAAGGCGTGTGCTGGTTTGGCAGCAGTTAGACTTGGGAAAGAGATTCATGGCCAGTACGTGAGAAGAGGATGTTGTGATAATGTGATTGTGGAATCGGCTTTAGTTGACTTGTATGGGAAGTCCGGATGCATTGATTCTGCTAGTCGTGTGTACTCCAAGATGTCTTTTAGGAATATGATAACATGGAACGCAATGCTATCTGCGCTGGCGCAAAATGGAAGAG GTTTGGTTGACGAGGGACGGAATTACTTTGCGTTGATGGCTAAAAGTTACGGGATTAAACCAGGTACTGAGCATTACAGTTGCATGATTGACCTTCTAGGACGCGCAGGTTTGTTTGAAGAAGCGGAGACTCTGTTGGAGGGAGCAGAGTGTAGAAATGATGCGTCTCTGTGGGGAGTTCTGCTTGGACCTTGTGCTGCAAATGCAGATGCCTCCACTATTGCAGAGCGGATTGCAAAGAGAATGATGGAGTTGGAACCAAAGTACCACATGAGTTATGTGCTTCTCAGTAACATGTACAAGGCGATTGGTCGCCATGGTGATGCACTCAGAATTCGTAAGTTAATGGTGAGACGAGGAGTAGCAAAGACTATTGGACAGAGCTGGATTGACGCTCATTAG
- the LOC104738850 gene encoding pentatricopeptide repeat-containing protein At1g03540-like isoform X1, translating into MNRSLTRHFSQRFSQCHGPSISSSAIRILELCKSGQLTDAIRILNSTDASAKPRLYASLLQTCTKVVSFAHGLQFHAHVVKSGMEADRYVGNSLLSLYFKLGPNMRETRRAFDRMFVKDEISWTSMMSGYVGDNEHVKALEVFVEMVSFGLEPNAFTLSSAIKACSELGDVRSGRCFHGVVISLGFEWNHVISSTLAYMYGVNQEPVDARRVFDEMPEPDVICWTAVLSAFSKNDLYEEALGLFYAMHRGKGLVPDGSTFGTVLTACGNLRRLKQGKEIHGKLITCGIGSNVVVESSLLDMYGKCGSVWEARQVFNRMSKKNTVSWSALLGGYCQNGEHEKAIEMFREMEEKDLYCFGTVLKACAGLAAVRLGKEIHGQYVRRGCCDNVIVESALVDLYGKSGCIDSASRVYSKMSFRNMITWNAMLSALAQNGRGEEAVSFFNDMVKKGIKPDYISFIAVLTACGHTGLVDEGRNYFALMAKSYGIKPGTEHYSCMIDLLGRAGLFEEAETLLEGAECRNDASLWGVLLGPCAANADASTIAERIAKRMMELEPKYHMSYVLLSNMYKAIGRHGDALRIRKLMVRRGVAKTIGQSWIDAH; encoded by the coding sequence ATGAATCGCAGCCTGACGCGCCATTTCAGTCAACGCTTCTCTCAATGTCACGGCCCTTCGATTTCATCATCTGCCATTCGGATCCTGGAGCTCTGTAAATCGGGTCAGCTCACCGACGCCATTCGGATACTCAACTCAACAGACGCGTCTGCGAAGCCGAGACTCTACGCGTCTCTGCTACAAACATGCACTAAAGTCGTCTCCTTTGCCCACGGCCTTCAGTTTCACGCCCATGTCGTCAAATCGGGTATGGAAGCTGACCGTTACGTTGGGAACAGCTTGCTCTCGCTCTACTTCAAGCTGGGACCTAATATGAGAGAGACTCGGAGAGCTTTCGATAGAATGTTCGTCAAAGACGAGATTTCATGGACCTCGATGATGTCTGGATACGTTGGGGATAATGAACACGTTAAAGCGCTTGAGGTGTTTGTGGAGATGGTGAGTTTTGGTTTAGAGCCGAACGCGTTTACGTTGTCTTCGGCAATTAAGGCTTGCTCTGAGCTCGGTGACGTTAGGTCAGGGAGGTGCTTCCATGGTGTTGTTATTAGTCTTGGGTTCGAGTGGAACCATGTTATCTCGAGCACATTGGCGTATATGTATGGTGTGAATCAAGAACCAGTAGATGCACGCCgagtgttcgacgaaatgcctgaaCCAGATGTTATTTGTTGGACAGCTGTACTCTCTGCGTTTTCTAAGAACGACTTGTATGAGGAAGCTTTGGGACTTTTTTACGCGATGCATAGGGGAAAAGGGTTGGTCCCCGATGGGTCTACTTTTGGAACGGTTTTGACAGCTTGTGGTAATCTGAGGAGGCTGAAGCAAGGGAAAGAGATTCATGGGAAGCTTATAACATGTGGGATAGGTAGCAATGTGGTGGTCGAGAGTAGTCTTCTTGATATGTATGGTAAATGTGGATCCGTATGGGAAGCTAGGCAAGTGTTCAATAGGATGTCTAAGAAAAACACCGTATCTTGGTCTGCCCTACTTGGGGGATACTGTCAGAACGGAGAGCATGAGAAAGCGATTGAGATGTTCAGGGAGATGGAAGAGAAAGATCTCTACTGTTTCGGCACTGTTCTTAAGGCGTGTGCTGGTTTGGCAGCAGTTAGACTTGGGAAAGAGATTCATGGCCAGTACGTGAGAAGAGGATGTTGTGATAATGTGATTGTGGAATCGGCTTTAGTTGACTTGTATGGGAAGTCCGGATGCATTGATTCTGCTAGTCGTGTGTACTCCAAGATGTCTTTTAGGAATATGATAACATGGAACGCAATGCTATCTGCGCTGGCGCAAAATGGAAGAGGTGAAGAAGCCGTTAGTTTCTTCAATGATATGGTTAAAAAGGGGATAAAGCCTGACTATATCAGTTTTATCGCGGTCCTCACTGCATGTGGTCATACAGGTTTGGTTGACGAGGGACGGAATTACTTTGCGTTGATGGCTAAAAGTTACGGGATTAAACCAGGTACTGAGCATTACAGTTGCATGATTGACCTTCTAGGACGCGCAGGTTTGTTTGAAGAAGCGGAGACTCTGTTGGAGGGAGCAGAGTGTAGAAATGATGCGTCTCTGTGGGGAGTTCTGCTTGGACCTTGTGCTGCAAATGCAGATGCCTCCACTATTGCAGAGCGGATTGCAAAGAGAATGATGGAGTTGGAACCAAAGTACCACATGAGTTATGTGCTTCTCAGTAACATGTACAAGGCGATTGGTCGCCATGGTGATGCACTCAGAATTCGTAAGTTAATGGTGAGACGAGGAGTAGCAAAGACTATTGGACAGAGCTGGATTGACGCTCATTAG